AGGTGGTCGAACCGAAGTTGTACGTCGCGGCGGGCGTCAGCGGCGCGGTCCAGCACAAGGTCGGGATGGACGAGTCCGACACCATCGTCGCCGTCAACACGGACCCCGACGCCGACATCAGGGACTTCTCGGACTACTTCGTGGAGGGCGACCTGTTCGAGGTGTTGCCCGCGCTGATCGACGCGCTGGAGGACGGGGAACTGGACGTCGAGGGACTCGCGGCCGGAGGTGCAACCGATGACTGACGACTACGAACACTACGAGGCGGTCGTGGTGGGCGCCGGGCCGGGCGGTGCGGCGGCGGCGGCGGCGCTCGCCGAGCACGGGGTAGAGACACTCGTCTTGGAGCGCGGCGTCGACGCCGGGGCGAAGAACGTCAGCGGCGGCCTGCTGTTCGCGGAGGAGTCGGCGCCGTACACGCTCGACGGTCTGTTCGACGGCTTCCGGGAGGGAGCCACCGAGCGCCCGGTGACGGAGTCGTACATCCACAACGTCGCGGGCGAGCAGGTCCACACCATCGACCTCGAAGGCGTCCACGAGGACGGCACCGCGTGGTGCGATTCGGTGCTCCGTCGGGAGATGGACTCGTGGCTCGCCGAGCGCGTCCACGAGAAGACCCGGGAGACGGGCGGCGGCCTGCTGACCGAAGTCCGCGTGAACGGCCTCCTGCGGGAGAACGGGGAGATTGTCGGCGTGACCTGCGACGAGCTCGACCCGATTCGGGCGGACGTCGTGATTGCCGCGGACGGCGTGAACTCCGAACTCGCGCGGGACGCCGGGCTGATGGACTGGGACGACCCCGAGGAGTGGTTCCAGGGCGTGAAGGCGGTCATCGACCTGCCGGAGGGCGCCGTCGAGGAGCGCTTCGACGTGCCCGCGGGCGAGGGCGCCTCCCACCTGTTCGCGGGCGATCTGTTCGACGGCGTCCGGGGCGGCGGGTTCCTCTACACGAACGACGACACGCTCTCCATCGGGACGGTGTTCCACCTCGACTCGCTCGAAGACGAGGGCGCCGAACCCCACGAACTCCTGAACGGCCTGCTCACGCACCCGCTGCTCGCGCAGTGGGTGGACGGCGAGGACGACGAGATAGAGTACTCGGCGAAACTGGTGCCGGACTCGAAGAAGGTCGCGCACCCGTCGCCACACGAGGACCGCCTCCTGCTGGTGGGCGACGCCGCCGGGCAGATGCAGGCCCAGGGCCCCATCATCAAGGGGATGAACCACGCCGTGTCGGCGGGCGGCCTCGCGGCGGAGGCGTTCGTGGAGGCGCGCGTCCGCGGGAACGCGACGGCGGGCGACCTCTACGAGCAGAAACTGCACGACGAGGGCGTGATGGACGACCTGCGTCCGGCGCGCTACCGGGCGTCCCGCGGCGTCACGGAGAGCGACGCCGTGGAGTCGCTGACGAACGCCGTCGTCGAGTCGCCGCTGGGCCGAGTCGGCCTGCGCGCGCTCGACGGCACCGTCGAGCGGCTGTTCAATTCGTCGTTCGTGCTCGGGATGATTCCGGACACGAAGTCGTCGTACGTGACGATTCCGACGGTGCTCGCGGAGGAACTCGGCGAGCGAATCGAGGGCGAGTCCGACGTGGAGCCGCCGAGTCTCGCCGACCGCATCGGCGACCTGACCTACGACACCGACATCGGGAACCCCCACATCGAGGTGCGCGACGAGTCGTACGCGGCCTCCGGGGCGGCGGTGTCGGCGTGTCCGGTGAGCGCCGAGGACTTCGGCGGCGGCTGTTATCGCTCCGAGACCGTCGAGCGGGACGGCCGCGAGGAGCGCGTCGTGAGCCTCGACACCCAGCCCTGCGTGGAGTGCGGGACGTGTGCGGTGGTCGCGGACACGGACTGGGAGCACCCCCGGGGCGGGAAGGGCGTGGAGTTCGAGCAGGGATGACCGGGCGCTCGCGGTACTGGGACCGGGTTCGCGAGATTGCGGACCGGGCACAACGCCACCGCGAGCGCTTCGACCCGCCGTCGGCGCCGCCGGACGAGGAGCGCGCGATGACGTTCCTCCGCGAGGGCGTGGGGCCGGCGGTGTCCGTGTACGTGGAGGGCCGTACCGGCGGGGAGCGCGTGCCGTTCACCGACGTGGAGGTGTCGCTGCTGGAGCGGTCGCTGAACAGTTGGCTGTCGCTGTACGCGGCGTGTTACGGCGTCGAACTGGAGACCGATTACTCGATTCGGGAGGCGGCGACGGTGCTGGTGGACACGCGGAACGTCGCTGACACGGCCCAGTTGTTGACGCGAGTGCCCGAGCGGTAGCCCGCGAATTGAACGTTGCGTGGTAACACGCGACAAAGAATTATGTGGAGTGGATGTGTACGAACAATCATGAACGTCGAGCAGAGACTGGAGTTCGGCCACGACGACCGGGAACGCATCTACAACTACGTGGAACGGCACGGAGAGACCACCTACGACGACGTCGAGCGTTCGCTCCACCTCGACCCGCGGGGCATCCGCCACCACGTCGCCATCCTGCGACGCGACGGCTACCTCGAAATCGACGACGGCACCATCGCCGTCGCCTTCGAGGACGTCGCCGCCGAGGAGCACCGCGACGGCGACACGGAGTTCGTCGTACGACCCGCCCACCAGTCCGACCTCGCGGGCCTCGTCGGCGCAATCCGGCAGGTCGCCAGCGAGCGCACGTACATCGAGGCCGAGTCCGTCGCGGACATCCTCGACCACGAGGAAGTGCTCCTGCGGCACAACGAACTCGAAGAGCGCATGTTCTTCGTCGCCACCGTCGGGAGCGACGTGGTCGGTTGGGTCCACATCGCGGGCTCCGAACTCGACAAACTCGCGCACACCGCCGAACTCACCGTCGGCGTCATCGAGGCGTACCGCGGCCACGGCATCGGCAGCCACCTGCTCGAACGCGGCCTCGCGTGGGCCCAGAGCCACGGCTACGAGAAGATGTACAACAGCGTCCCGGCGACCAACGAGGACGCCGTGGCGTTCCTCGAAGCGAACGACTGGGAGACCGAGGCGGTGCGTGCGGACCACTACAAACTCGGCGACGAGTACGTCGACGAAGTGATGATGGCCGTCAGGCTCTGATGGCGTGCGCGGAGGACGGCTGTACGCGACCGGCGGCCGTTCGCGTGTTCGACCCGCGCGGCTCCGACCGCGACGTCTGCGTTTCCCACGCCCGCAGTCTCGCCCAGCGCGAGGGCGTCGTCGCCAGCCCAATCGAGGGCGCCGACGCCGAGTGGCCCTAATCCTCGAGGAGTTCGCGTTCGATGTCCGCGCTCCCGCCGAGCGCCGCCGACAGCCCGCGGGTGAGCGCGTCGAAGAACGCGACCAGCGGCCAGAGCACGAGCGCGATGTACCGGACGGGCCGGGCGACCAAGAGCGCCCACGACTCGGCGTTCGCCAGCCCCCACGACTTCGGGAGAATCTCGCCGCAGACGAGCACGAGCGCCGTCGCCGCGAGCGTGGTTCCGACGACGGCGAGTTCGGGCGGGAGGTACGCCACGAGCAGGACCGTGAGGACGCTGGAGATGGCGATGTTCACGACGTTGTTGCCGACGAGAATCGTGACGAGCAGGCGGTGTGGGTCCTCGCGGAGGCGCTGTAACTCGGGGCCGCGGTCGTCGCCCGCGGCGAGTTCGTCGATTCGGTCGGGCGTCAGCGAGAACAGCGCTATCTCCGTGCTGGAGAAGAACGCCGACACCGCGAGCAGGACGGCGACGAGCGCGAGCGACGGAAGGAGCGGGACTGGAGCCATACCGGACGTGACGGGGAACTGCGACTAAGGCGTTGGCGTCACTCGCAGACGCGGGTCGCGGGCGGGTCGGCGGTGTGGGTGCGCGCGTCGACGGTCGTCTGGCCGTCGTCCGCCTCCGAGGCGACGAGCGTGAGGGTCTGCGTGTATCCCGAGTCGGGGACCGGCCAGTCGGCGGTGCCGTCGCCGGCAGCGGTCGCGTACTCGACGACGTACTCGCCGCCGTCGCTCGTTCGAAAGGCGGTGGTGCGTTCGCCCGGCGCGACGGCGACCGACTGGGCGAACGCGGCGTCGCCGTCGGCGTCCGAGACGGTCACGTCGACGGTCACGTCCTCGCCAGTGTCGTTGACGACTTCGAGGACGCCCGTGTGTTCGACGGATTGTGACTCGTAGTGGCAGTTCTCGGTCGTCTCAGTCGAGGTGGCCGTCGGTTGGGTCGTCGCAGTCGGGGTCGCGTCGGTAGTGCCGGTCGTCGTGGAGGGCGTTCCGTCCCCGGACTGACTGCCGGCACAGCCGGCGAGTGCGAGCAGACCGGCGACGAAGCCGCGGCGGGTCGCGTCGGTCACGCGACGACTGTCGCGGAACTGCTACGAGTGCCTTGTGGTCAGACGCCGTACACGACCCAGATGCCGGCCGTGGTGACGACCGTGAGGAGCAACTGGAGCGGGAGGCCGACGCGGGCGTAGTCGCCGAACTCGTAGCCGCCCGGCCCGTACACCATCAGGTTCGTCGCGTAGCCCGTGGGCGTGAGGAACGCCGTCGAGGCCGCGAAGAGCACCGCGAGGACGAAGGACAGCGTCTCGGCGCCGACGCTCGCGGCGGTGTCGACGGCGACGGGCGTCATCAGGATGGCGCTCGCGGCGTTTCCGACGAGGTTCGCGAGCGCGGCGGTGACGAGGTACGTGACGGCGAGCACGGCGATAATCGGGAGCACCGACGAGGTGGCGGCGAGCTGTTCGGCGACCCACGCCGCGCCGCCGGTGTCGCGGGCGGCGACGCCGAGCGGGTAGATGCCCGCGAGCAGGAACACGACGTTCCACGACACCGCGCCGTAGGCGTCGGTGGGCGAGATGACGTCGGTGGCGGTGACGACGACGACGCCCGCGAGCGCCGCGATGACGACCGGAAGCACGCCGACGGCGGCGAGGCCGACGACGCTCGCGACGGTGCCGAGGACGAGCGTCGTCTCGCGGTCGAAGACGGGTTCGGGTTCGGTCTCCGGGGACTGGCTCGGCCCGACGCCCCGGGTGACGACCACGTCCAAGTTCTCCACGAGTTCGGCGAGGTTGCGCTCGCGCACCTGCAAGAGGAGGGTGTCGCCGACCGCGAGGCGGTGGTCGGCGATGCCGTCGCTCCGGACGTCGTCGCCGCGCTTGAGCGCGAGCACGACGGCGTTGTGGTAGCCCGCGAGGTTCGCCTCGCGGACGGTGTCGCCGACGAACCGCGACCCCTCCGGGAGCACGACTTCGACGAGGTTCCCGCGACCCTCCCTGAGGTGCAGGTCGCGCGTCGAGACGGTCTGCCGGGGTAGCTGTCGGAGGTCGTACTCGGTCGCGAACTCGTTGACGGCTTGGAGGTTCCCGCGCACGGTGAGGGTGTCGCCCGGTCCGACCGTCTCGTCGGTCCGGGTGGCGAGGTAGCGCTCGCCGTCCCGGGAGAGTTGGAGGACGGCCACGTCGACGGCGGCGTCCGAGACGGTGGCGCGCACGTCGTCGAGGCGCTGGCCGGCGAACGGCGACCCCTCGCGGACTTCGAGGCGCGCGAGGCGCGCCGACACGCCGTAGGTCTCCGCAAGCGTCGCGGAGGGAGAGACGCGCTCGGGGACGAGTCGGCGGCCGACCGTGAGGAGGTAGACGACGCCGGTGACGAGCACGAGCACGCCGACGGGCGTCATCTCGAAGACGCCGATTTGGCGGCCGAGCGCGTCCGCGGCGAGCGCGCTCACGACGAGGTTCGTGGAACTACCGAGCAGCGTCAGCGTCCCGCCGAGCATCGCGGCGTACGACAGCGGGAGGAGGAACGCGGAGGGCGACCGGCGGGCGCGCGAGGCGAGGTCGGTCACCATCGGCACGAACACGGCGACCACGGGGACGTTGTTCACGACGCCCGCGGAGAGACTCGTAGTGCCGACGACGGCGCCGAGCAGGCGGGAGTCGCTCCCGTGCGCGAACGCCTCGATGGCGTCCCCGACGTGTTCGATGACGCCGGTCTGTCGGACCGCCTCGCTGAGCACGTACATCGCGACGATGGTGACGGTCGCGGGGTTCGCGAACCCGACGAGCGCGGTGTCGGCGTCGACGCCCGTCCACGGTCGGAGGACGTACAGCGCGACGAGCACGCCGATGGCGGCCACGTCCGGCGGCACGGCTTCGCTCGCGAACAGCGCGAGCGCGACGGCGGCGAGACCGAACACGACCAGCGCGGGCGTCGGCGGGAGCGCCATTGGAGGCCTGTCGCGGAACAGCTACATAGCCGTGACGCCGCGCTACTCCCAGTAGTCCACGTCGCCGTCGCGGCGGTAGTAGCCGTCCAGCGTCCGGCCGTCGCGGCCGCCGGGCGCCGACCCGGCGAACACGCCGAGTTTCCCCGAGTCGGGGTAGACGGTGACGTCCGGGTCGTTCATCGTGGAGACGGCGAGGTAGCGCAGGACGCCCTCGGAGTCGTTGACGACGCGGTGGGCGCCCGACTCGTCGGCCGGGAGCGCGACGTAGTCGCCCTCGCTGAGAGAGTGCGACTCCCCGGCGAGGCGGAGCATCCCCTCGCCGACGAGCACGTAGATGGCCTCCTCGTTGCCGGTGTGGTAGTGGTACGGCCACGACTTCGCGCCCGCCGGGAGTTCGTAGAGGCTACACCCGAGTTCCTCGCCGGCGACGGCCTCGCCGAGTTGTTTCCGGCGCATCCGGGCGTCGCCCTCGTCGATGTCGGTCCACTCCACGTCCGACTCGTTCGCGATGGTCACGCCCGGAGCGACGGCGTCCGGGGAGAAAGGTGTGTGGAGTGGTTTCCCGTGGGTTACTCCGACCACTCGGCGTCCGCGAGCGTGCGCTGGACGGCTTCCTCGCCGACGGCGGTGGCGAGCGTGCGGAAGCCGGCGCGCTCGGCGCGGTCGTCGGCGTCGGCGACGAGGCGGGAGACGATGAACTCCGGCGTGGACTTGCCGACGGTGTCGAATCTCGGCTGGTAGTCCACGAGCAAGTCGAGGTCCTGACTCAGCCCCTCGGCGAAGATGCCGTCGGTGCGCGCGGCGTCCGGGAGGGGTTCGAGGTCGTCCGCGAGGTGGGTGACGAACACGCCGAGGGCGTCCTCGTCGACGGTGAGCGTGACGAGGCCGTGGAGCAGGTCGGCGGCGCTCCCGGGTTCGGTGATGGCCTCGAACTCGTCGACGAGCATCAGCGTGCGGTCGCCCGTGGAGAGCGGCGGCACCACGGAGTTCAGGGTGGCTTCGAGGACGCCCGCGTTGAAGGAGGCGTGGCGGCGGTGGAAGACCACGGAGTCGACGGCGCCGACCTCGGCGCGCGCGGCGGGCACGGGGAGCCCCATCTGCGCGAGCAGGGCGACCTGACACAGCGTCTCCAGCAGGGTCGTCTTCCCGCCGGAGTTCGCGCCCGTGAGGACGGTGACGCGGTCGCCAGTCGGCGGGCCCGAGAGGTCGTGGTCGCCGACGGCGTACGTAATCGGCTGGACATCCTCGCCGTCGGCGGCGAGCGCGAGGTTCCGAGCGTCCTCGACGGCGACGGCGTCCCGGTCCACGAACTCCGGTCGGGTGAGGTCGTGGGCGTCCGCGAACCGCGCGAGCGAGAGGTGGAAGGCGAGGTCGCTGACCGCGTCGACGGCGTCCTCGACGTCCTCGTGGGCGTTCGAGATGGCGCCCCGGAGGTCGGCCTCGACCTCGTCCTCGCGGTCGCTCGCGCGCTCCCGGATGTCGCCCGCGAGTTCGCGGAGCGTCGTGCTCACGAAGTCGGGGGCGTCGGCGGCGTCCGGCGCCATCGCGTTCCGGACGAGGCGGGGTTCCACGTCGGCCTCGCTGGCGACGTACTGGACGAACGCCTCGCGGAACTCCTCGGTGCCCTCGACGCCCTCCGAGCGCACCGCTTCGAGCACGTCGAAGGTGTCGCGTTCGAGGCGGTCGAGGTCGGCGACCTGCTCGCGGAGGCGGTCGAGTTTGGCGTCCGCGCCGTCGCGCACGCCGTCGTCGTCGAGGTGCCGGAGCGCGTCGGCGGCGTCCTCCAGTCGAGACCGGTCGAGCGCCGCGACGGACGCGAACACGCCCTCCGTGGCGCCGGCGTCGACGAGCGCGAGCGCCGTCTCGACGGCGGCGAGTCGGCTGTCGCCGTCGTGCTCGGCGAACACGTCCAGCACCGACTCGCGGGTGTCGGCGTCGAGGTCCTGCCACGTGTCGCGAGCGGCGGCGACCCGGTCGAGGCGGTCGGTCATGGCCTCGCGCTCGGTCAGCGGCGTGAGCACGCGGATGCGGTCGCCGGCGTGGTTCGTGACGGCGTACTCGGCGGCCAGCGAGACGAGGTCCTTGTAGACGGCGCGGGCGTCGTCGGTGGCGAGCGCGTCCAGTCCCTCGCCGCCGTTCGCGCGCCGCAGGATGCGCGTCGCTCGGCCCCGCGAGATGCCGGCGTCGACGAGCGCGCGGACGTCGGCGCTCTCGATGGCGTCGACGGCGTCGGGCACCCCGAGTTCGGTTTCGAGGCGCTCGGCCGTCTTCGGGCCGACCCCCCAGTACTCTTCGAGTCGCATACCGCGGGATGCGGGAGGACGGGAGTAAAGCGTTACGCGCTCTCCGCGAGGTCGCGGACCGCGTCGGCGTCCGGGAGCGCGCCCATCCCGCCGGTCTCGGTGGCGGCGAGCCCGCCGGCGGCGGACGCGAACGCGAGCGCGTCCCGGAGGCCGTCGGGCGACAGCCCCGGTTCGAAGCGGGCGAGTGCGGCGGCGCAGAAGGCGTCACCCGCGCCCGTGGTATCGGCCACGTCCACATCGAACGCGGGCAGGGAGTGGGTGACGCGATCGTCGCTGGCGGTGGCGTCCGAGACGACCGTCGCGCCGGCCGCGCCCCGCGTCAGGAAGGCGGTTTCGGGCGTGCCGGCGAGCAGGTCGGCGGCCGCCGCTTCGGGGTCGTGGCGCGCGAGTTCGGCGAGACCGAGGGGCGCGAGGTCGTCGGCGCTACAGCACACCACGTCCGCGAGCGCGAGGAGGTCCCGGAGCGCGTCGCCCGCGTCGGCGGCGTCGTCCCAGAGCGCGGGCCGGCTGTTCGGGTCGACGGAGACGACACAGTCCGCGTCGCGGGCGCGCTCCGCGAGGTCCAGCGTGGCCGCGCGGCCCGCGGGGTTCGCGAGCGCGACGCCGCCGACGTGCACGCAGTCGTAGTCCGTGAGCGCGTCGTCCGGAATCCTGTCGGTCTCGAAGGCGAGCGTGGCGGTCTCTGACTCGTAGAAGGTGAACGAGCGGTCGCCGTCATCGGTGGGGGAGACGACGGCGAGCGCGGTCGGCGCGTCGCCGCGAACCACGAGGTCGTCGGGAATCTCGCGGGCGGCGAGCGCGTCCGCGAGGAAGTCGCCGAACGGGTCGTCGCCGACCCGCGTCCAGAACGCTGGCGGGTCGCCGAGGCGTGCGAGGCCAGCGGCGACGTTCGCGGGCGCGCCGCCCGCCCGGTGGGCGAACCCCTCGATGTCGGCGAGGTCGCCGGACTCGGCGGGGAACAGGTCGACGAGCGTCTCGCCGGCGACGAGGATGCGGTCGGTCTGCACGCGGTGGCCGAGGGGCCCGGGGTACTTAGTCCTCGGCGAGCGCGTACAGTTCGCTCCCCGCGAAGTTCAGGGTGCCCGCGACGACGATGGCGAGCAGGTTCGCGTGGAGCGTCGGGAACCCGCCGACTTCGACGGCGGCGGCGAGCGCCGCGCCGTAGACCAGAAAGCCCGCGACGTACACCGACGCGTATCGCCAGAACGCCGAGAGCAGCGAACTCCGGGGGCGGTTGTAGGTGATGGTCCAGTTGAACGCGAACGTCCACGTCGTTCCGGTGGCGAACGCGAGGACGCCCGCGAACAGGTAGGCCACCGGCGCGAGCACGAAGACGGCGGCGTTGACGAGGGTGCCGGTGGCGCCGACCGCGCCGAACTCCACGGCGCGCACGACGC
The nucleotide sequence above comes from Halobacterium litoreum. Encoded proteins:
- a CDS encoding FAD-dependent monooxygenase, coding for MTDDYEHYEAVVVGAGPGGAAAAAALAEHGVETLVLERGVDAGAKNVSGGLLFAEESAPYTLDGLFDGFREGATERPVTESYIHNVAGEQVHTIDLEGVHEDGTAWCDSVLRREMDSWLAERVHEKTRETGGGLLTEVRVNGLLRENGEIVGVTCDELDPIRADVVIAADGVNSELARDAGLMDWDDPEEWFQGVKAVIDLPEGAVEERFDVPAGEGASHLFAGDLFDGVRGGGFLYTNDDTLSIGTVFHLDSLEDEGAEPHELLNGLLTHPLLAQWVDGEDDEIEYSAKLVPDSKKVAHPSPHEDRLLLVGDAAGQMQAQGPIIKGMNHAVSAGGLAAEAFVEARVRGNATAGDLYEQKLHDEGVMDDLRPARYRASRGVTESDAVESLTNAVVESPLGRVGLRALDGTVERLFNSSFVLGMIPDTKSSYVTIPTVLAEELGERIEGESDVEPPSLADRIGDLTYDTDIGNPHIEVRDESYAASGAAVSACPVSAEDFGGGCYRSETVERDGREERVVSLDTQPCVECGTCAVVADTDWEHPRGGKGVEFEQG
- a CDS encoding cupin domain-containing protein, whose product is MTIANESDVEWTDIDEGDARMRRKQLGEAVAGEELGCSLYELPAGAKSWPYHYHTGNEEAIYVLVGEGMLRLAGESHSLSEGDYVALPADESGAHRVVNDSEGVLRYLAVSTMNDPDVTVYPDSGKLGVFAGSAPGGRDGRTLDGYYRRDGDVDYWE
- a CDS encoding carbohydrate kinase family protein; translated protein: MQTDRILVAGETLVDLFPAESGDLADIEGFAHRAGGAPANVAAGLARLGDPPAFWTRVGDDPFGDFLADALAAREIPDDLVVRGDAPTALAVVSPTDDGDRSFTFYESETATLAFETDRIPDDALTDYDCVHVGGVALANPAGRAATLDLAERARDADCVVSVDPNSRPALWDDAADAGDALRDLLALADVVCCSADDLAPLGLAELARHDPEAAAADLLAGTPETAFLTRGAAGATVVSDATASDDRVTHSLPAFDVDVADTTGAGDAFCAAALARFEPGLSPDGLRDALAFASAAGGLAATETGGMGALPDADAVRDLAESA
- a CDS encoding SLC13 family permease gives rise to the protein MALPPTPALVVFGLAAVALALFASEAVPPDVAAIGVLVALYVLRPWTGVDADTALVGFANPATVTIVAMYVLSEAVRQTGVIEHVGDAIEAFAHGSDSRLLGAVVGTTSLSAGVVNNVPVVAVFVPMVTDLASRARRSPSAFLLPLSYAAMLGGTLTLLGSSTNLVVSALAADALGRQIGVFEMTPVGVLVLVTGVVYLLTVGRRLVPERVSPSATLAETYGVSARLARLEVREGSPFAGQRLDDVRATVSDAAVDVAVLQLSRDGERYLATRTDETVGPGDTLTVRGNLQAVNEFATEYDLRQLPRQTVSTRDLHLREGRGNLVEVVLPEGSRFVGDTVREANLAGYHNAVVLALKRGDDVRSDGIADHRLAVGDTLLLQVRERNLAELVENLDVVVTRGVGPSQSPETEPEPVFDRETTLVLGTVASVVGLAAVGVLPVVIAALAGVVVVTATDVISPTDAYGAVSWNVVFLLAGIYPLGVAARDTGGAAWVAEQLAATSSVLPIIAVLAVTYLVTAALANLVGNAASAILMTPVAVDTAASVGAETLSFVLAVLFAASTAFLTPTGYATNLMVYGPGGYEFGDYARVGLPLQLLLTVVTTAGIWVVYGV
- a CDS encoding MutS-related protein, with the translated sequence MRLEEYWGVGPKTAERLETELGVPDAVDAIESADVRALVDAGISRGRATRILRRANGGEGLDALATDDARAVYKDLVSLAAEYAVTNHAGDRIRVLTPLTEREAMTDRLDRVAAARDTWQDLDADTRESVLDVFAEHDGDSRLAAVETALALVDAGATEGVFASVAALDRSRLEDAADALRHLDDDGVRDGADAKLDRLREQVADLDRLERDTFDVLEAVRSEGVEGTEEFREAFVQYVASEADVEPRLVRNAMAPDAADAPDFVSTTLRELAGDIRERASDREDEVEADLRGAISNAHEDVEDAVDAVSDLAFHLSLARFADAHDLTRPEFVDRDAVAVEDARNLALAADGEDVQPITYAVGDHDLSGPPTGDRVTVLTGANSGGKTTLLETLCQVALLAQMGLPVPAARAEVGAVDSVVFHRRHASFNAGVLEATLNSVVPPLSTGDRTLMLVDEFEAITEPGSAADLLHGLVTLTVDEDALGVFVTHLADDLEPLPDAARTDGIFAEGLSQDLDLLVDYQPRFDTVGKSTPEFIVSRLVADADDRAERAGFRTLATAVGEEAVQRTLADAEWSE
- a CDS encoding CNNM domain-containing protein, whose product is MAPVPLLPSLALVAVLLAVSAFFSSTEIALFSLTPDRIDELAAGDDRGPELQRLREDPHRLLVTILVGNNVVNIAISSVLTVLLVAYLPPELAVVGTTLAATALVLVCGEILPKSWGLANAESWALLVARPVRYIALVLWPLVAFFDALTRGLSAALGGSADIERELLED
- a CDS encoding GNAT family N-acetyltransferase — translated: MNVEQRLEFGHDDRERIYNYVERHGETTYDDVERSLHLDPRGIRHHVAILRRDGYLEIDDGTIAVAFEDVAAEEHRDGDTEFVVRPAHQSDLAGLVGAIRQVASERTYIEAESVADILDHEEVLLRHNELEERMFFVATVGSDVVGWVHIAGSELDKLAHTAELTVGVIEAYRGHGIGSHLLERGLAWAQSHGYEKMYNSVPATNEDAVAFLEANDWETEAVRADHYKLGDEYVDEVMMAVRL
- a CDS encoding GtrA family protein — its product is MTGVITTAERRVEAALRSLGVGRLARPARVVRAVEFGAVGATGTLVNAAVFVLAPVAYLFAGVLAFATGTTWTFAFNWTITYNRPRSSLLSAFWRYASVYVAGFLVYGAALAAAVEVGGFPTLHANLLAIVVAGTLNFAGSELYALAED